From a region of the Mycobacteroides saopaulense genome:
- a CDS encoding TetR/AcrR family transcriptional regulator, translating to MDRLNLDAVAREAGCSRATVYRHIGGKAAIVDAVLARNIASVTADIQRAVESADATRRAVTAITASLTAVRNDAVVSAMLATMSPASLGSYLTPSSEITRSASAFTGLTDQTAAQWIARVVMAFLFWPATDPALESEMIERFVYPVLKDATASRVSASATSESTISPARTATLDSNEDDSP from the coding sequence TTGGACCGGCTAAACCTGGATGCGGTGGCCCGGGAGGCGGGATGCTCCCGGGCCACGGTGTACCGGCATATCGGCGGCAAAGCCGCGATCGTCGACGCGGTACTGGCCCGAAACATCGCGAGCGTCACCGCGGACATCCAGCGTGCGGTCGAGTCCGCGGATGCGACGCGGCGCGCGGTCACCGCCATCACCGCGTCACTGACCGCGGTGCGCAACGACGCGGTTGTCAGCGCGATGTTGGCGACGATGTCCCCGGCGTCTCTCGGGTCCTACCTGACACCATCCTCGGAGATCACGCGCTCGGCATCGGCCTTCACCGGGCTCACCGACCAGACCGCCGCGCAATGGATTGCACGTGTGGTGATGGCGTTCCTCTTCTGGCCCGCAACTGATCCCGCGCTGGAGTCGGAGATGATCGAGCGCTTCGTCTACCCGGTCTTGAAGGACGCTACCGCCTCGCGCGTCTCCGCCTCGGCGACAAGCGAATCCACGATCTCGCCGGCCCGCACCGCGACATTGGACAGCAACGAGGACGACAGTCCGTGA
- a CDS encoding cytochrome P450, translating to MSTVELFDPQVLEDPYPFYRRLRETAPVWPVADSGFYFVSRWDLVVEATERTEDFSSNLTAALMRSGDGVTVAAMGPPADPTHVLATGDEPVHHAHRKLVLPTLVAKRITALEPVMAETGTQLWERGVNGDSIDWMAAMGDALPMTMVARLIGLPDEDVPQLVQWGYSSTEMLGGLNTPERQTQVVTDTMYLVLYLREHLEKELAAPGEDLLGYLARACKRGDISLDIGVMILVQLVGAGGESTAGLMGNAVRILGENLDLQQRIRYDRALLPAFLEEALRLESPFRGHHRHVLADTSLGDVELPAGSHLTLLWGAANRDPAAFDDPDTLRLDRSSPRSHITFGKGLHFCVGAALARLEARTAINLLLDRTREFVVKPDGAQWVPSIMVRRHQKLELALGN from the coding sequence ATGAGCACCGTGGAATTGTTCGACCCGCAGGTCCTGGAGGATCCGTATCCGTTTTATCGGCGGCTGCGTGAGACGGCACCGGTGTGGCCGGTGGCAGATTCCGGCTTCTACTTTGTCTCGCGCTGGGATCTGGTGGTGGAGGCGACCGAGCGTACCGAGGACTTCTCGTCCAACCTCACCGCCGCACTCATGCGATCGGGCGACGGTGTGACGGTGGCGGCAATGGGGCCGCCCGCAGACCCCACACATGTGCTTGCCACCGGCGACGAACCGGTCCATCACGCGCATCGCAAACTGGTGCTGCCGACCCTGGTCGCCAAGCGGATCACGGCGCTGGAGCCGGTGATGGCCGAGACCGGTACGCAGTTGTGGGAGCGCGGTGTGAACGGTGACAGCATCGACTGGATGGCCGCGATGGGTGACGCGCTGCCCATGACCATGGTGGCCCGGCTGATCGGCCTGCCCGACGAAGATGTGCCGCAGCTGGTGCAGTGGGGTTATTCCAGTACGGAGATGCTCGGCGGGCTGAATACACCGGAACGGCAAACTCAGGTCGTCACGGACACCATGTACCTGGTGCTGTACCTGCGTGAGCACCTGGAGAAGGAGCTCGCGGCGCCGGGCGAGGACCTGCTCGGATACCTGGCCCGGGCCTGCAAGCGGGGCGATATCTCGCTGGACATCGGGGTGATGATCTTGGTCCAACTGGTGGGTGCGGGTGGTGAGTCGACGGCCGGGCTGATGGGCAATGCGGTGCGCATCCTCGGCGAGAATCTCGACCTGCAGCAGCGCATCCGATACGACCGGGCCCTGTTGCCGGCGTTCCTGGAGGAGGCGCTACGGCTGGAGTCACCGTTCCGCGGCCACCATCGTCACGTGCTCGCCGATACCTCGCTCGGTGACGTCGAATTGCCCGCCGGTAGCCACCTCACGCTGCTGTGGGGCGCGGCCAACCGAGACCCGGCAGCCTTCGACGACCCAGACACCCTGCGCCTGGACCGGTCGAGCCCGCGCAGCCACATCACCTTCGGCAAGGGGCTGCATTTCTGCGTGGGAGCGGCGCTGGCACGCCTGGAGGCGCGCACCGCGATCAACCTATTGCTGGATCGCACACGCGAATTTGTCGTCAAACCCGATGGCGCTCAATGGGTCCCAAGCATCATGGTGCGTCGGCACCAGAAGCTGGAGCTGGCGCTCGGGAACTAA
- a CDS encoding DUF4191 domain-containing protein, which yields MAKSLSPAEAKAAKAEVKARRKAESKARRAQMWQAFQIQRKEDKRLLPYMIGAFVLIVAVFAVAGYFSGGISTFLFPILGVVLGVLVAFIIFGRRVQKSVFTKAEGQKGAAGWALDNMRGKWRVTTAVAGTTQLDVVHRVIGRPGVIFVAEGAPGRLGPLLAQEKKRTARLVGDTPIYDVIVGNEDGQVPLSKLERHLTKLPANITAKQMDSLESRLAALGSRAAAMPKGPIPGQGKVRGGMQRTIRRR from the coding sequence ATGGCTAAATCACTGAGTCCCGCCGAGGCCAAGGCCGCCAAGGCCGAGGTAAAGGCGCGCCGCAAGGCCGAGTCGAAGGCGCGCCGCGCCCAGATGTGGCAGGCCTTCCAGATTCAGCGCAAGGAAGACAAGCGGCTGCTGCCCTACATGATCGGCGCCTTTGTGCTGATCGTCGCCGTGTTCGCGGTTGCCGGGTACTTCTCGGGTGGTATCAGCACGTTCCTGTTCCCGATCCTGGGCGTGGTGCTCGGCGTGCTGGTGGCGTTCATCATCTTCGGCCGGCGCGTACAGAAGTCGGTGTTCACCAAGGCCGAGGGACAGAAGGGTGCCGCGGGCTGGGCGCTGGACAACATGCGTGGGAAGTGGCGGGTCACCACCGCTGTCGCCGGAACCACCCAGCTTGACGTCGTGCACCGCGTCATCGGCCGCCCCGGTGTCATCTTCGTCGCCGAGGGCGCCCCCGGCCGGCTCGGCCCGCTGCTGGCCCAGGAGAAGAAGCGCACCGCTCGCCTCGTCGGCGATACGCCGATCTACGACGTCATCGTCGGCAACGAGGACGGCCAGGTGCCGCTGTCCAAGCTGGAGCGCCACCTCACCAAGCTCCCCGCCAACATCACCGCCAAGCAGATGGACTCGCTGGAGTCGCGACTGGCGGCGCTGGGTTCACGCGCTGCCGCCATGCCCAAGGGTCCGATACCCGGCCAGGGGAAGGTGCGCGGCGGGATGCAGCGCACCATCAGGCGGCGTTAG
- the lipA gene encoding lipoyl synthase yields MTEPRKLLRLEVRNAQTPIERKPDWIRTRAKMGPEYKELKSLVRSGGLHTVCEEAGCPNIFECWEDREATFLIGGEQCTRRCDFCQIDTGKPADLDRDEPRRVAESVHTMGLRYSTVTGVARDDLPDGGAWLYAETVRYIKELNPATGVELLIPDFNAIPEQLSEVFASRPEVLAHNLETVPRVFRRIRPAFSYERSLSVITAAREAQLVTKSNLILGMGETNQEIQDSLVDLHEAGCDIITITQYLRPSPRHHPVDRWVKPQEFVELSEFAEGLGFAGVMAGPLVRSSYRAGRLYAQAMAHHGRPLPDALEHLAAAGSARQEAINLIG; encoded by the coding sequence ATGACCGAACCCCGCAAGCTGCTGCGGCTCGAAGTCCGCAACGCCCAAACCCCCATCGAACGCAAGCCGGACTGGATCCGCACCCGAGCGAAGATGGGACCCGAATACAAGGAACTCAAGTCGCTGGTGCGCTCGGGTGGCCTGCACACCGTGTGCGAGGAAGCCGGATGCCCCAACATCTTCGAATGCTGGGAAGACCGCGAGGCCACCTTCCTCATAGGTGGCGAGCAGTGCACACGTCGCTGCGATTTCTGCCAGATCGACACCGGTAAGCCCGCCGACCTGGACCGCGACGAGCCGCGTCGCGTCGCCGAGAGCGTGCACACCATGGGCCTGCGGTACTCGACGGTCACCGGAGTGGCCCGCGACGATCTGCCCGACGGCGGCGCTTGGCTGTACGCCGAAACCGTGCGATACATCAAGGAGCTCAACCCGGCCACCGGCGTGGAGCTGCTCATCCCGGACTTCAATGCCATCCCGGAACAGTTGAGCGAAGTGTTCGCATCCCGTCCCGAGGTGCTGGCCCACAACCTGGAGACGGTGCCCCGGGTGTTCCGCCGAATCCGGCCCGCATTCAGCTACGAGCGAAGCCTGTCGGTGATCACCGCGGCGCGTGAGGCGCAGCTGGTGACCAAGAGCAACCTGATTCTCGGTATGGGCGAGACCAACCAAGAAATACAGGATTCGCTCGTTGATTTGCACGAGGCGGGCTGCGACATCATCACCATCACCCAGTATCTGCGTCCCTCGCCGCGCCACCATCCGGTGGACCGCTGGGTCAAACCGCAGGAGTTCGTGGAACTTTCGGAGTTCGCGGAGGGCCTGGGCTTCGCCGGTGTGATGGCCGGTCCGTTGGTGCGTTCCTCGTACCGGGCCGGACGGCTGTACGCGCAGGCGATGGCGCACCACGGCCGGCCCCTGCCCGATGCCCTGGAGCACCTGGCGGCAGCAGGTTCGGCCCGTCAAGAGGCGATCAACCTCATCGGATGA
- the lipB gene encoding lipoyl(octanoyl) transferase LipB — protein MEPVHRSHGSIRSSADPVVVRDLGTIDYEAAWELQRDILEARVAGGPDTLLTLQHPEVYTAGRRTEPQERPINGAPVIDTDRGGKITWHGPGQLVGYPIIQLAEPIDVVNYVRRVEESIISVCAQLGISTKRVDGRSGVWLAAGGGKPERKIAAIGVRVQRGVTMHGFSLNCDNSLDAYLPIVACGISDAGVTTLSAELGRDVTVAEVRDQVVSSVLDALEGRLAVGTTV, from the coding sequence ATGGAACCCGTGCACCGCTCTCATGGATCCATCCGGTCCAGCGCAGATCCCGTCGTCGTGCGGGATCTGGGCACCATCGACTACGAGGCGGCATGGGAGCTGCAGCGCGACATCCTCGAGGCACGCGTCGCCGGAGGGCCCGACACCCTGCTCACCCTGCAGCACCCCGAGGTCTACACCGCGGGCCGACGCACCGAGCCGCAGGAACGGCCCATCAACGGCGCGCCCGTCATCGACACCGACCGGGGCGGCAAGATCACCTGGCACGGGCCCGGCCAGCTGGTGGGCTACCCGATCATCCAATTGGCCGAGCCCATCGACGTGGTGAATTACGTGCGCCGCGTTGAGGAGTCGATCATCTCGGTGTGCGCACAGCTGGGCATATCGACCAAGCGCGTCGACGGCCGCTCCGGTGTATGGCTGGCCGCCGGCGGCGGAAAGCCGGAACGCAAGATTGCCGCCATCGGGGTCCGGGTGCAGCGCGGCGTGACCATGCACGGCTTCTCTCTCAACTGCGACAACAGCCTGGATGCCTATCTGCCGATCGTGGCCTGCGGCATCAGCGATGCCGGTGTCACCACCCTGTCGGCCGAGCTGGGCCGCGATGTCACCGTCGCCGAGGTGCGCGACCAGGTGGTTTCCTCGGTGCTCGACGCACTCGAGGGTCGCCTCGCGGTCGGGACGACGGTATGA
- a CDS encoding TIGR01777 family oxidoreductase yields the protein MGSESQHKRIVIAGSSGVIGSALVASLRAADHTVVRLVRRDPMGPDEQRWDPASGHIEHGALNGADAVVNMCGVGVGDKRWSGAYKQEIYDSRVIPTEVLAGAVADAGVPVLINASAVGYYGDGGDRIIDETTSSGTGFLARVCVDWEAATEDAVQAGTRVVKVRTGLVISPAGGLFGRSRPLFALGLGARLGNGRWYMPWISLEDQIRALEFALNETTLSGAVNLTGPAPVTNAEFTAALGRTLHRPTLLVAPQFALRALLGEFADAELTRSMRVIPAVLEQHGFEFEHHTIGEALAYANNAQPIK from the coding sequence ATGGGCTCTGAATCCCAGCACAAGCGCATTGTCATCGCCGGATCGTCGGGGGTGATCGGTTCTGCCCTCGTCGCGTCGTTGCGTGCCGCGGACCACACGGTGGTCCGGTTGGTTCGGCGCGATCCGATGGGACCCGACGAGCAGCGCTGGGATCCGGCGAGCGGGCACATCGAACACGGGGCCCTGAACGGCGCCGACGCCGTCGTCAACATGTGTGGGGTCGGCGTCGGCGACAAACGGTGGTCGGGCGCCTACAAGCAAGAGATCTACGACAGCCGCGTCATCCCGACCGAGGTGCTGGCCGGTGCCGTCGCCGATGCCGGGGTGCCGGTGCTGATCAACGCTTCGGCAGTTGGCTATTACGGTGACGGCGGAGACCGCATCATCGACGAAACCACCTCCAGTGGAACGGGTTTCCTGGCGCGGGTATGCGTCGACTGGGAAGCCGCCACCGAAGATGCCGTGCAGGCCGGGACCAGAGTGGTGAAGGTTCGTACCGGCCTGGTGATCTCCCCCGCCGGCGGATTGTTCGGCCGGTCGCGGCCGCTGTTCGCACTCGGTCTGGGCGCTCGACTGGGCAACGGACGCTGGTACATGCCCTGGATCAGCCTGGAGGATCAGATCCGCGCCCTCGAATTCGCATTGAACGAAACGACGCTGTCGGGTGCGGTCAACCTGACAGGCCCGGCGCCGGTGACGAATGCCGAGTTCACCGCGGCCCTCGGGCGCACGTTGCACCGTCCGACGCTGCTGGTCGCACCCCAGTTCGCCCTGCGCGCCCTCCTCGGCGAGTTCGCCGACGCCGAACTGACGCGGAGCATGCGGGTCATCCCGGCCGTCCTGGAACAGCATGGATTCGAGTTCGAACATCACACCATCGGCGAGGCGCTCGCCTACGCCAACAACGCCCAACCTATTAAGTGA
- the sucB gene encoding 2-oxoglutarate dehydrogenase, E2 component, dihydrolipoamide succinyltransferase has protein sequence MAFSVQMPALGESVTEGTVTRWLKQEGDTVEVDEPLLEVSTDKVDTEIPAPTAGVLTKIVAHEDDTVEIGGELGVISEAGEAASSEPAPADAPAPEPEPAPAPEPEPAPAPEAAPAAPAAAAPAGPGTSVTMPELGESVTEGTVTRWLKKVGDEVGVDEPLVEVSTDKVDTEIPSPVAGVLLSISANEDDTVAVGGELAVIGAAGAAPAAAPAPTPAPEPAAAPPAPAAPPAPEAAPAAPPAPAAPAPAAPAAPAPAANGSTGDNPYVTPLVRKLAAENNVDLSALAGSGVGGRIRKQDVLAAAEAAKAPAAPAPAAAPAAAPSAPAAPAPSLAHLRGTTQKANRIRQITAKKTRESLQQTAQLTQTHEVDVTKIAALRARAKATFAEREGVNLTFLPFFAKAAVEALKTHPNVNASYNEDTKEITYFDAEHLGIAVDTDQGLLSPVIHNAGDLSLAGLARAIADIAARARSGNLKPDELAGGTFTITNIGSQGALFDTPILVPPQAAMLGTGAIVKRPRVIRDNAGNESIGIRSVCYLPLTYDHRLIDGADAGRFLTTIKHRLEEGAFEADLGL, from the coding sequence ATGGCCTTCTCCGTCCAGATGCCCGCCCTCGGTGAGAGCGTGACCGAAGGGACGGTGACGCGGTGGCTCAAGCAAGAGGGCGACACGGTCGAAGTCGACGAGCCACTGCTCGAGGTTTCCACCGACAAGGTGGACACCGAGATCCCGGCTCCCACCGCGGGTGTGCTGACCAAGATCGTCGCCCACGAGGATGACACCGTCGAGATCGGCGGCGAGCTCGGCGTGATCAGTGAGGCCGGCGAAGCCGCTTCCAGCGAGCCCGCTCCCGCGGACGCCCCCGCTCCGGAGCCCGAACCTGCGCCCGCACCCGAACCCGAGCCGGCACCTGCTCCTGAGGCCGCTCCGGCCGCGCCCGCCGCTGCGGCGCCGGCGGGTCCGGGCACCTCGGTCACGATGCCCGAGCTCGGCGAGTCGGTCACCGAGGGCACCGTCACCCGCTGGCTCAAGAAGGTGGGCGACGAGGTCGGCGTGGACGAGCCTCTCGTCGAGGTCTCCACCGACAAGGTCGACACCGAGATTCCGTCACCGGTCGCCGGTGTGCTGCTGAGTATCTCGGCCAACGAGGACGACACCGTCGCCGTCGGCGGCGAACTGGCCGTCATCGGTGCTGCCGGTGCCGCTCCCGCCGCGGCGCCCGCGCCCACTCCGGCCCCCGAACCTGCGGCGGCCCCGCCGGCACCGGCTGCGCCTCCCGCTCCCGAAGCCGCACCTGCCGCGCCTCCGGCACCTGCCGCTCCCGCTCCCGCGGCACCTGCCGCACCTGCGCCCGCCGCCAACGGCAGCACCGGCGACAACCCGTACGTCACCCCCCTGGTGCGCAAGCTGGCTGCCGAGAACAACGTGGACCTGTCCGCGCTGGCCGGTAGCGGCGTGGGCGGACGCATCCGCAAGCAGGACGTGCTCGCCGCCGCCGAAGCCGCCAAGGCGCCTGCGGCACCCGCACCGGCCGCCGCCCCCGCGGCGGCACCGTCGGCTCCGGCTGCCCCGGCCCCGTCGCTGGCCCACCTGCGCGGAACCACGCAGAAGGCCAACCGGATTCGGCAGATCACCGCGAAGAAGACGCGCGAATCGCTGCAGCAGACCGCGCAGCTGACCCAGACCCACGAGGTCGACGTCACCAAGATCGCCGCGCTGCGGGCCCGCGCCAAGGCCACCTTCGCCGAGCGCGAGGGTGTCAACCTGACATTCCTGCCGTTCTTCGCCAAGGCCGCGGTCGAGGCGCTCAAGACACACCCCAACGTCAACGCGAGCTACAACGAGGACACCAAGGAGATCACCTACTTCGACGCCGAGCACCTGGGCATCGCGGTCGACACCGATCAGGGTCTGCTGTCCCCGGTGATCCACAACGCCGGTGATCTCTCGCTGGCCGGGCTGGCACGTGCCATCGCCGATATCGCGGCTCGTGCGCGCTCCGGAAACCTCAAGCCCGACGAGCTCGCCGGGGGCACCTTCACGATCACCAACATCGGCAGCCAGGGCGCCCTGTTCGACACCCCGATCTTGGTGCCGCCGCAGGCCGCCATGCTCGGCACTGGCGCGATTGTGAAGCGTCCCAGGGTCATTCGCGACAATGCCGGCAACGAGTCGATCGGTATCCGGTCGGTCTGCTACCTGCCGCTGACCTACGATCACCGCCTGATCGACGGAGCCGACGCGGGGCGGTTCCTGACCACGATCAAACATCGCCTGGAAGAGGGGGCTTTCGAGGCGGACCTGGGTCTGTAG
- a CDS encoding DUF167 domain-containing protein → MSVRTVVCVIKPGSRKGPAVEVADDGALTLFVREPAIDGKANKAAVALLAEHLNVPKSSVRLVAGQTSRLKRFSVG, encoded by the coding sequence GTGAGCGTGCGCACGGTTGTCTGCGTCATCAAGCCCGGCAGTCGCAAGGGCCCGGCGGTGGAGGTTGCCGACGATGGCGCGCTGACCCTGTTCGTGCGCGAGCCCGCGATCGACGGCAAAGCCAACAAGGCCGCGGTCGCGTTGCTTGCCGAGCACCTGAACGTGCCGAAGTCGTCGGTGCGGCTTGTCGCCGGTCAGACGAGCAGACTGAAGCGATTTTCGGTCGGCTAA
- a CDS encoding TetR/AcrR family transcriptional regulator has product MARQDAVANRERLVAAAREVFSERGLDATLDEVARRAGLGTGTAYRHFRDKHELASEILSEATEQIAKDARAALAITDPWRGLATFCERIAARHAADRGLYDALAGRGRAEDKERIWPNIVQPVTQLVERARTAGVIRADAQQEDIGVILTMLGPVYTLGEQAWRRYLALLLDGLRAAGTAPLPVPAPRLSSLDDLTAAKRRQR; this is encoded by the coding sequence GTGGCCCGTCAAGACGCGGTGGCCAATCGTGAGCGCCTTGTCGCGGCGGCACGCGAGGTGTTTTCCGAACGCGGCCTCGATGCGACACTCGATGAGGTCGCAAGGCGCGCCGGACTGGGGACAGGCACCGCCTATCGGCACTTTCGCGACAAACACGAGTTGGCTTCCGAAATCTTGAGCGAGGCCACCGAACAGATCGCGAAGGATGCTCGCGCGGCACTCGCCATCACAGACCCCTGGCGGGGACTCGCTACATTCTGCGAGCGCATCGCCGCTCGCCACGCCGCCGATCGCGGACTCTATGACGCGCTGGCGGGCCGCGGCCGAGCCGAGGACAAGGAACGGATTTGGCCCAACATCGTGCAGCCGGTGACGCAGCTCGTCGAGCGCGCACGAACAGCCGGCGTGATCCGGGCCGACGCGCAGCAGGAAGACATCGGCGTGATCCTCACCATGCTGGGGCCCGTGTACACGCTCGGCGAGCAGGCATGGCGCCGGTATCTCGCGCTCCTGCTTGATGGGCTGCGTGCCGCTGGCACTGCACCGCTTCCCGTTCCCGCGCCGCGCCTGTCCTCGCTCGACGACCTCACCGCGGCCAAGCGCCGCCAGCGTTAG
- a CDS encoding NAD-dependent epimerase/dehydratase family protein: MNETVLVTGGSGFIARWAIAELLRRGYGVRTTVRGRTKEDPVREAVAQATDHADQIEFAHTDLVHPGGWAGAAEGCDYVLHIASPLTPDDPRDPNALLVPAREGTLHVLRAATAAGVKRVVMTSAANAASPASYTEDGVTDETLWTDPNQPGLPAYRRSKTVAERAAWDFMKSYGGQTELTTILPGAVFGPALGGDKGSSVQVIGRMLSGAMPGTPRIGLEVVDVRDLVDLHLRAMTSPHAAGERFLGTGEFMWMSDIAAVLRERLGTDGAKVPTRQLPNIAVRALALVNPDLRSITPGLGRRNRHSTAKAERVLGWSARAGAETVTDCARDLLAHGLV, translated from the coding sequence GTGAACGAAACAGTCCTGGTCACCGGCGGCAGCGGATTCATCGCCCGCTGGGCGATCGCCGAGTTACTCCGGCGCGGATATGGAGTGCGCACCACGGTTCGTGGTCGCACCAAGGAGGACCCTGTCCGCGAAGCCGTGGCGCAGGCGACCGATCACGCGGACCAGATCGAGTTCGCGCATACCGACCTGGTTCATCCGGGCGGTTGGGCCGGCGCGGCCGAGGGATGTGACTACGTGCTGCATATCGCTTCCCCGCTCACCCCCGACGATCCCCGAGATCCAAATGCGCTGCTCGTGCCAGCTCGCGAAGGCACGCTTCACGTGTTGCGGGCGGCTACTGCTGCGGGAGTCAAGCGCGTGGTCATGACTTCTGCCGCCAACGCGGCAAGCCCGGCCTCCTACACCGAAGACGGCGTCACCGACGAAACCCTATGGACCGACCCCAACCAACCCGGGCTTCCCGCATACCGCCGCTCTAAGACTGTTGCGGAGCGCGCGGCCTGGGACTTCATGAAGAGCTATGGCGGGCAGACTGAACTAACCACCATCCTGCCGGGAGCAGTCTTCGGCCCGGCACTGGGAGGCGACAAGGGCAGCTCCGTTCAGGTCATCGGACGAATGCTCTCGGGAGCGATGCCCGGGACACCGAGAATCGGACTGGAGGTCGTCGACGTCCGGGATTTGGTGGATCTGCATCTGCGAGCCATGACGTCGCCCCATGCCGCCGGTGAAAGATTCCTGGGTACAGGAGAATTCATGTGGATGAGTGATATCGCCGCAGTCTTACGGGAACGTCTGGGAACCGACGGCGCGAAAGTGCCGACGCGACAGCTTCCGAACATCGCCGTGCGCGCTCTTGCGCTGGTGAATCCCGATCTGCGGTCGATCACGCCCGGGCTCGGGCGACGCAATCGGCATTCGACTGCCAAGGCCGAGCGAGTGCTGGGCTGGTCGGCCAGAGCCGGGGCCGAAACTGTCACCGATTGCGCACGAGATCTCCTCGCGCACGGGCTGGTGTGA
- a CDS encoding oxidoreductase, giving the protein MAWIDAFRGKREGQTKQGTNDDLRYLANWAAARTGVEAYVEPQTNFSDVTVILIAGDGEWTRRRVGGVAGARRISERLKIPVYDVHRTGYPQRKRDYDARQKILKRRAAEEGA; this is encoded by the coding sequence ATGGCATGGATTGACGCCTTCCGCGGCAAGCGAGAGGGGCAGACCAAACAGGGCACGAACGACGACCTGCGCTACCTCGCGAACTGGGCCGCGGCGCGCACGGGCGTGGAGGCCTATGTCGAACCGCAGACCAACTTTTCCGACGTCACGGTGATTCTCATCGCGGGGGACGGCGAATGGACCCGTCGGCGCGTCGGCGGTGTCGCGGGTGCGCGCCGAATCTCCGAGCGACTCAAGATCCCGGTGTACGACGTGCACCGCACGGGATACCCACAACGCAAGCGTGACTACGACGCCCGGCAGAAAATCCTGAAGCGACGGGCAGCCGAGGAAGGCGCCTAG
- a CDS encoding leucyl aminopeptidase → MSAYTAPSFALATSIPQRGISAAVLLVGVRPGEKESDKGPKVVDAQLLDKTAVKSIEAALKAVGATGSAEQLTRVVVDGLPVASVLAVGLGKAEGPEAIRRAAGVAARSLDNVENLVTTLSERDVDATVQGLVLGGYRFAEFRSAKTAPKDAGLQKVTLLVGDKGRAQKEAMERGAAVATAVATARDFVNTPPSHLFPAEFAKRAKALATTEGIEVEVLDDKELAKGGYGGIVGVGKGSSRPPRLVRLTYRGAKGKKAKTVALVGKGITFDTGGISIKPAGGMENMTSDMGGAAAVIAVTLLAARQQLPIDVIATVPMAENMPSSTAQRPGDVLTHLDGTTVEVINTDAEGRLILADAIVRACQDEPDYLIDTATLTGAQVVALGTRTPGVMGTDEFRDRVSTISQSVGENGWAMPLPEELRDDLKSRVADLANVTNHRNGGMLAAGLYLREFVADGVQWAHIDVAGPAFNTGGPWGYTAKGGTGVPVRTIFGVLEDIATNG, encoded by the coding sequence ATGAGCGCATACACGGCACCTTCGTTCGCCCTGGCCACCTCCATTCCGCAGCGCGGTATCTCCGCCGCAGTGTTGCTGGTGGGGGTGCGCCCCGGCGAGAAGGAGTCCGACAAGGGCCCCAAGGTGGTCGACGCCCAGCTGTTGGACAAGACCGCCGTCAAGTCCATCGAGGCCGCGCTCAAGGCGGTCGGAGCCACCGGCTCGGCCGAACAGCTCACCCGGGTGGTGGTGGACGGGTTGCCGGTGGCCAGTGTGCTCGCGGTGGGGCTCGGTAAGGCCGAGGGCCCCGAGGCGATCCGTCGCGCCGCCGGCGTGGCTGCCCGCTCGCTCGACAATGTCGAGAACCTGGTGACCACGTTGTCCGAGCGCGACGTCGACGCCACCGTGCAGGGCCTGGTGCTGGGCGGATACCGCTTCGCCGAGTTCCGCAGCGCCAAGACCGCACCGAAGGATGCTGGCCTGCAGAAAGTTACGTTGCTCGTCGGCGACAAGGGCCGTGCGCAGAAGGAAGCCATGGAGCGCGGTGCCGCGGTGGCGACCGCCGTCGCGACGGCCCGCGATTTCGTGAACACCCCGCCGAGTCATCTGTTCCCGGCCGAATTCGCCAAGCGTGCAAAGGCTTTGGCGACGACCGAAGGTATCGAGGTCGAGGTTCTCGACGACAAGGAGCTGGCCAAGGGCGGCTACGGCGGCATCGTCGGCGTGGGCAAGGGCTCCTCGCGTCCGCCACGGCTGGTGCGGTTGACCTACCGCGGCGCGAAGGGGAAGAAGGCCAAGACGGTCGCGCTCGTGGGCAAGGGCATCACCTTCGACACCGGTGGCATCTCGATCAAGCCCGCGGGCGGCATGGAGAACATGACCTCCGATATGGGTGGAGCGGCAGCGGTTATCGCGGTGACCTTGCTGGCCGCCCGCCAGCAGCTGCCCATCGACGTCATCGCGACGGTGCCCATGGCCGAGAACATGCCGTCCTCGACGGCACAGCGCCCCGGAGACGTGCTGACCCACCTGGACGGCACCACCGTCGAGGTGATCAACACCGATGCCGAGGGTCGCCTCATCCTCGCCGACGCGATCGTGCGGGCCTGCCAGGATGAGCCCGACTATCTGATCGACACCGCGACGCTGACCGGTGCACAGGTGGTGGCCCTGGGCACCCGCACTCCTGGTGTGATGGGCACCGACGAGTTCCGCGACCGGGTGTCGACGATCTCGCAGTCCGTAGGCGAAAACGGTTGGGCCATGCCGCTGCCCGAGGAACTGCGCGACGATCTCAAATCCAGGGTTGCCGACCTGGCGAACGTCACCAACCACCGCAACGGCGGCATGTTGGCGGCCGGTCTGTACCTGCGCGAGTTCGTGGCCGACGGTGTGCAGTGGGCACATATCGACGTTGCGGGCCCGGCGTTCAACACCGGCGGACCGTGGGGTTACACGGCCAAGGGCGGGACCGGCGTGCCGGTGCGCACCATCTTCGGGGTGCTGGAGGACATCGCCACCAACGGCTGA